The Syntrophorhabdales bacterium genomic sequence GTGGACATCTTCTACTTCACAGGCACCCTTCAGAGGGGTGCGCTCGTGGTGCCCCTTGATAGCGACCCGATGTTCTTCGTTGAAAAAGGCCTTGAGCGAGCAAGGCTCGAGACGCCGCTTCCTGTCACACCCATAAAGAATGACAAGGCCATAAAAGATATTCTGCGTCACAAGAAGATTCTCAGGGGCACAGGGGGCATGGAACTCGACGTACTTCCCGTATCTGTTTTTGAAAGGTTTAAAAAGACCATCGGCTTTGAAACGTTTGTAGATGTTTCGCCGTTGATTAAAGAGCTGCGTCAGGTCAAGAGTCCCTTTGAGATAGAGCAGATCAAAAAGTCGGGAGAGATCATGCGTCATGTCTTCGCCAAGGCAAAACACCTCATCCGGGGAGGAGCGAGGGAACTGGACATCGACGCCGCACTGGTCGCCGAAGGACGGAAGCGCGGCCACCAGGGCTTTTTGAGGATGAGGGGATTCAATCTTGAAATGACGACTATCACCGTAGTGGGGGGCTACACCGGAGCGATGCCGTCATGCTCAGATGTGGCAGTGGGAGGCATGGGTGTAACCCCCGCCGTTCCGCTGGGTTCGTCATTTAATAAAGTGGAAAAAGGGATCCCTATTTCTATCGATTACGGCGGCGGGTACAACGGGTACGTCACAGACGAGACGTACGTGTTTGTGCTTGGCGAAATGGGAAAAATATTTAGAAAGCCTTACGAGATTTCACGAGAGATCATCGAGGATGCTGCAACCTACGGCAGGGAAGGAGTGGACGCCTCGCAGCTATTCAGCAGGGCGGCTGCAGTTACCGAGAAGGCCCGTCTGGAGCCCTACTTCATGGGCTTCGGCGAGGGGAAGGTGTCTTTTATCGGCCACGGTCTCGGTCTTGAGATCAACGAATTGCCCGTCATCACGCCGCGACATCACACGATTTTGAAAGAAGGCATGGTTTTCGCCTTGGAGCCCAAGTTTACCCTCCCTGGAAAGGGCGCAATAGGGATGGAGGTGGATTTTATAGTTAGAAAGAATCACCTTGAACGAGTTACCGATATCTCGCTGGACATCACGAAAATAAAGTGTTGAGTTTTGTGTGTTGAGTGCTGCGTGCAACAACTCGAAACTCAAAATGTAACACTCATCACGGTTCTCTCATCTGTTACGGGATGATGCGGTGGAGAATAAAGCTGACGATAGAAAACAGAAGACTGAAGAGAAGGGCCCAGCCAAAGCTGCGCACCTCGAAACCAGGCACTAGTGCAGACGTGAGAAGCACCAGTAGAGCGTTAATGACAAAAATGAAAAGGCCTAGC encodes the following:
- a CDS encoding Xaa-Pro peptidase family protein; protein product: MNIELTPKSEIYARMDGLRRRMAEAGIDFAIILQNVDIFYFTGTLQRGALVVPLDSDPMFFVEKGLERARLETPLPVTPIKNDKAIKDILRHKKILRGTGGMELDVLPVSVFERFKKTIGFETFVDVSPLIKELRQVKSPFEIEQIKKSGEIMRHVFAKAKHLIRGGARELDIDAALVAEGRKRGHQGFLRMRGFNLEMTTITVVGGYTGAMPSCSDVAVGGMGVTPAVPLGSSFNKVEKGIPISIDYGGGYNGYVTDETYVFVLGEMGKIFRKPYEISREIIEDAATYGREGVDASQLFSRAAAVTEKARLEPYFMGFGEGKVSFIGHGLGLEINELPVITPRHHTILKEGMVFALEPKFTLPGKGAIGMEVDFIVRKNHLERVTDISLDITKIKC